From the Papaver somniferum cultivar HN1 chromosome 2, ASM357369v1, whole genome shotgun sequence genome, the window GTCTACTCCATTTCATTAAGTTTGTCATACATTGACTTCACAGTGAATTCTCCGTTATTGGTTAAGTTCCATCGTAGTTGGTGTGTCCTAGTGTTTTGATGATCTCCAACAAAGATATGAATGGTCCTAATTTTGTTGGCAATATCAGTTGGGAAAACAGAGAAGATAATAGGAAGATTGCAAGAAGATGTTTCAGGAATGATCAGATCTGCCATCTTAACTAGGGAATTATTACTAGAGTTTTTAAGATAATCTATGGTACTGTCTAATCCTGGGATCCATTTATCATCCCATATGTTGATCTCCTGACCATTTACCACTTCCCACATACTGTATTGTTGAACTAAGTCTAGACCTTTCTTTATACATTTCCAAGTCCAAGAGTTGTTTGATGagattttggttttaaagggGGATTTATTCCTAAAATATTTAGATCTCATTGATTTAACCCAAAGAGCATTTGGTTCTTTTATCAATCTCCAAGCCACTTTGGCCAGCATTGCAAGATTGAACCTATGAGCATTCCTAAATCCTAGGCCTCCTTTAGCAATAGGTTTACAAAGATATGGCCAAGCTCTTGGATAGAACCCTCTTCCTCCTGAGTCTTTACCCCACCAGAAATCCCTCTGAATTGCATCAATCTTGTTGGTTATTCCTATTGGCAGTAGGAAACAACCCATCAGGTAATTCAGTATACTAGAAAGAACAACTCTATTTAACACAGCTCTACAGATCTGTGGAAGGACAAGACTTTTCCAACCTTTAGATTTAGATTCCATTCTTTCTAGGATAAGTGTGAaggtttttattttagatttttccATAAAAAGGGGTACCCCTAAGTAAGGATCCTTAAGGTTAATGTGTctaatttttaataattttgacatcATTCTTTGATGTTTTGGCTCTACTTTTTTACTACAGAAAACTCCTGACTTTTCGAAGTTTATAACTTGCCCAGAGGCATTGCTAAAGGTTTCTATAGTGTCTAGAAGGTTTCAGCATTCCAATAGATCAGATTTCACAAATAAtaggcaatcatcaacaaagaaaagGTGATAAATGGGTTCACTTTTGGGAGTTATTTTAACTCCATGTAGGACCTTATTATGTTCTTGCACCAGAATCAGCCTAGAAAAAACCTccatacaaatgatgaaaaggtaaggTGAAAGGGGATCTCCCTGTCTTAACCCTCTAGAGGGTTTAAGAGTATTTCCAGGGCTTCCATTTAGTAAAACAACAATGGAGGAGGTTGAGATGCACTGTTCTATAAGTTTGCAAACATCattattaaaaccaaaagtttttaaAGCATTCAAAAGAAAACTCCAATTTATTCTATCAAAGGCTTTGGACATATCTATTTTGATCCCTAGTCCTCCTGTTTTGACTTTTTTCTTCTTAAAAGAATGAATTATTTCATGAGCCACAATGATATTATCTGAAATCTGTCTAAAGGAATGGAAAGCTGATTGAAAAGGGGATATAAGTTTTTCTAGAGTAGGTTTAATTATGTTTGCTAAAAGTTTAGCTATAATTTTATACACAGTGTTGCAAAGGCCAATTGGTCTAAATTGACTAGGATTCTTAGAATGTTTAAGCTTAGGGATTAGGAAAAGATGTGTAATATTTAAGGCAGAGTTCATAATTTTCTCTTTGAAGAAATTCTGGATAGTGTCTGTAACTTGCATTCCGACTAGATTCCAGTTGTGTATGAAAAAACTAACAGGGAAGCCATATAGTCCTGAGGCTTTGTTTGGTTTCATATTCTTAAGAAACATAAAGATTTCCTACTATGATGGAATTGTTAGGATCTTCTCATTGTCAGAGGGAGAGATGATGGAAGGTATATTATTAAATATAGGATCATATATTTCATAAGCGGGGAAAGATTCCATAAAAAGATATTCAATGTAAGATGTTAAAATAATGTGGATTTCCTT encodes:
- the LOC113351535 gene encoding uncharacterized protein LOC113351535, whose product is MESKSKGWKSLVLPQICRAVLNRVVLSSILNYLMGCFLLPIGITNKIDAIQRDFWWGKDSGGRGFYPRAWPYLCKPIAKGGLGFRNAHRFNLAMLAKVAWRLIKEPNALWVKSMRSKYFRNKSPFKTKISSNNSWTWKCIKKGLDLVQQYSMWEVVNGQEINIWDDKWIPGLDSTIDYLKNSSNNSLVKMADLIIPETSSCNLPIIFSVFPTDIANKIRTIHIFVGDHQNTRTHQLRWNLTNNGEFTVKSMYDKLNEME